The following nucleotide sequence is from Mytilus galloprovincialis chromosome 12, xbMytGall1.hap1.1, whole genome shotgun sequence.
TTTGATGCTTCATTAACATTAAGTTTTTTCCTATATAGCCCATATAAAATAACTGTGATTTCGTTAAATTTCAAAGTATTTTAACGAATAAACAAGGTCCATGACCCCCaatttttatattgacatttGAAATCACATTGACCGTCACTTCGTTCCTGAAGTTTAAATGGTCGCACCTCTGATTACATATTTCTTATAACATCTTATTCAACTTTCTATATATTTTCAGCATGATGTTGCAGTTAGCTATCGTATTCTGTATCATATGTGGATGTACCTATGCTAAGAGTCCTGCCGATAATTATTTAAGTACAACAGCGTCAATAATGGGAAAAAGCGATAATGATATCAGAAAGGACTTAGATTCGTGTGCTGAAATGGATTATCCATCCCAAGAAGACATTTCTGCTAAAACTGGCATGGTAAAATGCATTCTTGATGTTGTAAATAACCTCTGTCCTGAAGACACATGTTCTCTAGGAGCGAGAGTTTCACTCAATTTTATTGGCTGGTATAGGATAGAAGAGAAGAAGGAATGTGTAGATCTTGATGAGGATGCAGCTTACGATCCTTCCTGTCATATTAGAATAAAGGTGAGATATGCTTCTGGATTATCCCCGGACATTTTTGATCAGCTTTTTTGGTTTTTGTATGATCCAGAGGTCACAGAGATGACAGGATGCAACGAAGAACAGGAACGATCATTACAGTCACCAGTATCACAGAGAAAGAAAAAGAATTTGAGGACCCGTGGAGATCAACCCCCACCACCCCCACCACCCCCACCTCCAGGTAATATAACGTTGAACAAAAAAGCAGCGAGGGATGCCGGGAAAATTAAAGAAACTATCATGAAATCTAGAGATTCCGCaatattttcaaacttgaaaagaaAACTCAGAAGATTCACCAGTAATTGAAATGCATTATGGGACAAACATTCCTTAAAACCAATGGACCGAATATGGACTTCGATTAGGATGAAcagttttatatataatatgcTCACTTGTAGAAACTCTATATAAAAAGCATAATGGAACAAAAATTCCTTACAACCAATGGACCGAATATGGACTTCGATCATGATGTATTAAATGCACATgctcatttttatatattttttaaataaaaaatcaaaggatAGACATAATAAGTATCAAATTTTTATGGTGAAtaaaagaagggggggggggggggggtggtcaAGCGGTCAAAATGGGTAGtgatattttaatgtttatttttggcACTAAAATTCAAGTAAGTTGgtgttgatttttaattttgtttgttttgttctgagAAAGTTTAACACATTTTCGATGCATTCAAACAACTTGATGTCACGATAACTCGATCGACAACAAGTTTTATCGATGCAAGAAAAACCGGTGACCAACGTACACATATGACTTCCGGCGAATAATTCAGTTATCGAAATCATATTGTAATATGGTTGAACGTACATTGTTAATTTGCAAAGGACTATTTAGAGACTCCAGTCCCTACCACAGTTTTGATAGGCGTACTTACCGACCTCCTTCTCCttctttctaaaaaaatatatttcatacaatGTACTTTGTAAATTCGAAGTAAGCACATTTTTGGATAACTTTTGCAATAATTTAAGCTTCCTTTAAAGAATTTGTACTATGTAATATTACTTTTGTTGGCCCGTGAAAACAATCTCCCAGTCCATTTGGAAATTTGAAGATGAGTTGTTCCAGAATTATGGGAGTTTACTTGTAAAAGGTAAATTTTAGGATGACGCAATATATATACGTATCAATCTGATTGTTTtcaaactccccggcagttccagcTCCGATCCGCATACTAATATACACTAGTAAAGGTGCACGTGGATAAAAGCTTATGTGAACGGTGACTGCCAGTCACCACTTATAAAACAGTAGTGCTGCATATACTTACGCGTATAATCATAAACAATACTGTTACAGGCGGGCGAGTAGGGGTCGAGTGTACTTTTAATTCCGTATGATTGCTTATTGACCGTGTTTCTTTACTTAGTCTTGTTTTAAGTGTAGTTTATTGACTCCAGCATAATCACATATAAAATGATGAATCCAGCGTAAGAGAATGACTTTTATTCTTGTCCATATATCTCAATAAATAACTCATGCAAATATCAGCAATAACATAGTATAACCATCAATTGGAATAGTAAGACGCTGGCCTTCCAAACCCCAGATGTAACTTTAATATATACAGATTTACAAGACTTTATCCTATCAATCATACAATAATGGGAGAATGAAATATACTTATTTCATTAAATTACGATATTAGAAAGTTGTCAACGTGGTGGGACATctttaataattgtataatttgccaaaaactgctactgtgaaagtactttaattcgtgggtatcaattttcgtggtttgagcaatatttacatgttcgtgggtttttaaattcgtggattttagctttctaaaaaagaaaataattgaaaaaaaaagcctTCAGAAAccaaggttacaaatagtctggattgaaggatattgcaaagtaaacattgaccctgGTAAATCGTAGTGACAACACTTATTAACCAAAGATAAAGttatcaacagattaaagaccatcaaaggtgttaattaggccataaacatgtcacctaaagaaatcagtaacataaacaaatgctataaatatatcttgaattgtcaaataattcttatcaaaatcaagctaagcatgaaattattatttcccatatgtaccagaagtatgaggatataaaatgaacactttatcatactagcatatcaataccggaattctgactttcatcgataaaaaatatttttttatgagaattaaaagatcaaaacttgtacagtttaggttataaGATATTAAAttggtataatcctgcatgcagttgtagttctgtgactgctattaaaatattctcagatttggcgttattcaatatcTTCTCAAGATTAAATCATAAGTCCAACCtacatggggatctttccatgtcttgatttggacaatggttgttttatttcgttggacacttaaattcgtggataaagtcttccacgaaaaccacgaaaattggtaccccacgaataaaagtattTTCACAGTATTAGGAATTGTAAACATTGAACTGGTTCCGCATCTTGTCTACATATGAAGCCTCTTCCTGTTGAAGACCTGTTTAAGCGGGAATACTTATAAGAAGCGGTATTTGGTTCCTGGACGTCCTTATGTAAGCTTTTAATTTAATATTCTAAAAgatgtaaaaagataaatatagaCTTGAAATGCTATCGCATACCTTAAGGTAAAATAGCTTTATATCGAAATGCATCCTGTACCTAAATAGCTTGGTTGACTTTAAGGGTTGTTATGTTTATTGCTCTGCTCTGCTTGATAGCCAGATACGATATGCCAAAGTGCTAGTGCGACGCCGTATTTATACTTGACGGTGAAATACATCCGCGACTCACAGAACTGAAAATCTACTATaactttgaaatactaaggaaaACTCTGGCTCATGTCCCAAAATGTcgttataaatacataaaatcgCGAAAGTTTGCCTTTAATTCCAATAAATAAgtgacataataaatataaacctTAAAATTCCATACTATTAGCCTTATCACCTACATTTCTATCTGACGTCATTGAAATCACAAAATAGTTCCTTAACGGCGCTTCACAAAAACGTACTTAACGTAATTATATCTTATTATTAAATATCCTACACAATAAAAGGAAGGCCAGCAAGTAATTTAATCATAccttaataatacttttatgtattattatatttttataaggaAGTACCGTTACCCGGAAGTGACCATTAATTTGAATGGCAACTTTCAATATGCGTAAACAAGCACTAGCCACGATGGAATTTAAGGGAAAACTACCCAAAAGATGTGTCAAATAACACTGAGACTGAATGAATAGGTAAcaacaaacatgttttacaaacCCATTATCCCTTGAAAGTGTTAATTTAATGTAGACCCGTGAAAATCGTGATCGAAGTGCCTGTTCACTGACAGTTGAATTTTACCGCTATGACAACTTGATAAGTTGATAGACGTTATGTTAAATGTTATGTTATCTGATAAAATTGgtactaattataaaaatatgcagTTTGATCTCCCCAAATTGATTTTGCCAAAGTTGTCTTAGTGTATGAAAATCATCTAAGACcgttatttttcaggttttcagaTATTGATcccaataaaatttagaaatatagaATGTGTTGTTTCTTTGAGATTATTATCAATACCCATTTATAACAATACTATAGGTGCCTGCAGGTCACACCAACATTTATCTGTATCAAATGTGCCTGCAGGTCACACCAAAATTTATCTGTACCATAGGTTTCTGCAGATCACATCACTTAAGATCTGTAACATAGCCCATCATTTGAGTTTGCAGGTCACACTGCTAATTATCTGTACCATAGCATATAATATCTCCATAGATCAGTTTCTTAGAATACGTTCTACAAATGCTCAATTGATTGATCCGTTGAAGATAagaacataaacggtaccaatttgtcTGCACCATATGaacatttcgacaataaatgtctcttcagtgatgctcgaggccaaaatatttgaaaatccaaagcttattaaaaagatGGAATGTTTtaaaccaaaaaggacaaaaCAAGTATAGCCAAAGCCTGGCAAGAAATTAGAGTTATACATAATGCTAAATAGAATATGTCCtctcacaaaatattttttatctcaAAAGGTTTGgtactatgttgaacgcatctatccaatcgaactttAAACAAAGAATACCACAGATACCATCAAGGATGCCTCTCATCTtcaatgatatctaaatattGACAGCTAGGGTCAAAAGACTGTTTGACTAGTGAGGTTTGAATGTTTTGAATCTAACTCCTCTTTTTCCTATGTAGTTAACTTTCTGGTTTAAGCTGTCACTGGAAGTcagacaagtttttttttatacaatagtccttgtttgaatagttttcaatatttcagttttaaatttcaatcTTTAGGTTCGAAACTGTTGTTTTTACATTCTTTAACATAGTTTTTTCTTT
It contains:
- the LOC143055332 gene encoding uncharacterized protein LOC143055332; the encoded protein is MMLQLAIVFCIICGCTYAKSPADNYLSTTASIMGKSDNDIRKDLDSCAEMDYPSQEDISAKTGMVKCILDVVNNLCPEDTCSLGARVSLNFIGWYRIEEKKECVDLDEDAAYDPSCHIRIKVRYASGLSPDIFDQLFWFLYDPEVTEMTGCNEEQERSLQSPVSQRKKKNLRTRGDQPPPPPPPPPPGNITLNKKAARDAGKIKETIMKSRDSAIFSNLKRKLRRFTSN